The genomic stretch TGAACATCTTGAACCCTCCCTTTTCCATTTCTACTTAAGGGCAGTGGAATCACTACCCAAGAAATTTCTCGGCTTGTCGCGTGAAGATCTTCACGCGGGAACTTTCTGATGCATCTAGTTCGTCGATACCTTCCCGTGATCAAGAATTCAGAAATATTCCTTGCTCCGGCCCAAGGCACACAGGGGGCAGCACGCTTTACCAGAAAAGCACATGCCCTGTAGCTGCAAGAATGGCTACCACTGCAAGTATCAGCGCATAGAACACACGGCATGGTACCAATTCAGTCTTCATAATGGACACTCACACTCCTCTCAGAATGGCAAAAAAAACATGATGAACAAGCAAATTAACAACGCTGACCTGAACCGATCGATGAACCGCCCGCGGCGCGCCACCGATCACGGAGGAGGATGTTGGATGGTCAGCAGCACAAGGACGAGAGTGGACGGGAGGGCACGGAGGTGCAGTACACAGTGCAGGCGAGCCAGGAGGATCAAGGGTAAAGAAGGAGACGATCTCTTGGGAGCCAAGTAGGATGACGAGACGCGCCACCTGCTATGGGGCTTTGGCCAAGAAGTAAAGGGAGGACAACGCAAACCGAGTAGGAGTGGGCATTACATTAGCAGCTCGCAAGGCATGTCGCATGTACAGAGGAGCGTGCTTCCGGGCCAAGGAATTGCCGAAACGGACGGTGCTTTGCGAGGGGCGGAAATGGAGTTTGAATGAGGAACGGGGCTGGTTGGTGCCGCAGGATAGGTTTCGGGCAGGAATCGTGGGGGGAAATGGTGAGTGGCGACGGGGACGTCTAAGGACGGAGGGGGGAGCGGTGGTGGTAGAGGTGGCGGTGGTTGCAATGTAGCCGTTATCAGGAAGCTGTCAAGCTCCAGTAGGCAGTACCAGTGAATTCTTTTTTCAGTACTGGCCAAACAACAATAAAACCAGATGATCTCTTCTCGGTTCCAATTCGTCCACGACTTTTGAATTAAAAAAACAGAGAGTGAGATGTTGATTTGCTAATTTGGCAACGGAAAGCTTCAGGGAATGAAAAGGCCGGATTGGGAGAACTGTGACAGGAACCATTGATAATTGTTTCGATCGGTGTCGCACAGGGGGAGGGCGAGCGGCGGTTGATCGGATCCGGGCTGATCCCGACGCGGTGAAGTGAGGCGGACGACGGGTGGGGTTGGGAAGGTTTGTTTCGCACACAAGCGTTTCTTGGTTGGAGGGAGATCGATCCTCTGAAGGTCTCTGATGGCGACTGGTTAGCTCATGTTGTAGGTGAGAGGTGGTTGGTTTTGGGTGCAGGTCTGTCTGAGTCTGACGAACCAATTACCAAACTTGCCACTCTTTATAGGTTGTGTGAGTGAGGGCGGAAACGGTAGGAGTATTAGATTACGCAGAAGATGCACGTTTGTTACTTTGTATGAAACAATTCAGAGATTAGACAGATATCTGGCGTATGTCATCAGATTGGACTTTGTGAGCCAGTATTGGTTAAAATATCTTGCAGAAGTACCTCTTCAAGTCGTTGAAGCAATTGGAGAGAGTATATCAGTGGACTGCGGTGGTactctcttctttttcttgccaaTCTTTTCCTCTCTCTGACATGTTTATCAAGATCATTGGTGGAGATCGTAACAACATACTACATCGTTATGCGACAAAAAACGACATGATTCCGAACAGAAGATAAGGAAGCACATGAGTGAATTCCgaaagaagagaagaggaagTACATGAGTACCAGACTTTTTCATTGTACAACAATTTGTTAGCATTAAGTTGTCTAGACTCTAGACCATGAACACAGTGAATTTCTGGATCTTCCTAAGCAAAGCTCCGCTCTGTATTATAGGTCGTCTTAgctttgaccaaatttagagAGAGAAAAATGCACAGCATCCTTTGACCATTAACTTCTCTTGCAACATATCATCAATTACTAGAAAATCAATGTTATATAAAAAGATCTATGATGATCATAGTTTCATAAGCTCAATTTTATACAACTAGGGATGCATGCACTTTGACTAGCTAACTGATTATCAAAGTTCCTAAGTTCGatgtaaaaaaataaatctTAATATGCCCTAAAAaaaatggagagagagagagagagagagagagagagagagagagagagtacatGTCTTTATGTTTAACGGGCGAGGGTGCTTTTCTCCCACACTTTTCTTTTGTAAGAAAAGAAGGTGAGCATGGTCAACTATGGGGTTTTTGTTTGATATTGCTCGAATGTATGTTTGCATACCAGCAACCAGCCAACTTTAGTTAATATTAGCTTTTATTTGCATGTTTATTGTTCCAGAGGTAAAAATTTGTTGCCATTAAGgacaacctttttttttcaaacttgaAACTAATAAGGTTTGAAATGAAGGTTAAATGAATCTATTTATAGCAAAAAGTGCATTCAAATTACAGAATCTATATATCAGATTCACTCACTAGAACGCACAGCCCTTTTCAATATTAACCTTGACAAAGGATGATGTCTAGGCGATGCTTtaccttataaaaaaaaaagagaggctaTGCTTAATTTTGACGTATCTCATCGCAAATACTCCAATTTAACACTCTGCTTGCGTGCGAAACAGACGTTAGCACTGAATTTGGTTcatccaaaaaagaaaaattaaacgCCCATCTCGCTGTGCTGAACGTATGTGTATCTTATgtgtttcaagaaaaaaaatactacacAAAGACATGTTCGGTTCTAAACTGTATCACGTCGATGAGGACGGAGAAGGGTCGCACGGCACCGGGTGCGGCTATACGCCACTTAAGCCGATAAATTTTCCACCTGTCGCTTTCAGGATGATCAATTAATATCATGGGCTAATAGGAGTATGGAGGGATAAATTAACCTCGCAGGAATTAAAATAGATATAAGTTGCATGCATGTCCGACGTGACAAAATATATGACATCACCCACATGCAAAGTaattttcaaacaaaaaatttATAAATCTCAAACCATATATCCAAATTTAATTTCGATCACACCAATGGATTGCTTACAACAAGATCTTTAAAACAAGACCCCACTCGACTATGTTTCGATGATATTTTTTAATACAGAATAATTAATTTCGACTACTGCCAACGAATAGTTGAACATCAGAAATAATAATTATTTTCTTTGAACAAATAACTAAACAAGATGAACAAAATAATAGTATATAGCCAACAAAAGTAATTATAATCACAAACAATTTATTCCAATAAAGCTAAATGAAAGTCCACCACAAAAAATTCAAGTTCGTGATTAAATAAATGATACTGTGATAGGTTGCGTAACTTTCAGCCTAGGAATAGCTAGCTAGTTATGGGTTGAAATCACGGACAATTTGTTGTACAACACAAACAATAGAAACTCAATATCACAGATAAATACATACATATAGCGgaacaaattatataaattcATGGACCAAAATAATTGTACACgtcgaacaaattatacaaacatatagagaaaaatatacaaTCATAGAATAAATTATAAAAATGATAATTTTCTATGAACAAATAATTAAacatgatgaaaaaaaaataatttctaTGAACAAATAATTAAACGCGACGAACAAAATAATACACTGCAAACAAAAATAGTTGAAATCACGAACAATTCATTGTACTGTCAAAACAATAGAAACTGAATATCATGAACAAATAAGTACACACCACCAAACAAATTATATCAACTTACAGAACAAATATGCATACGCTTAgaataaattatatgaactcatgAAATATCATTGAATTATGCACACTtgacaaaataaaaatatgcaCACTTGACGAACTAAaaaactaaataaaaataaaactaaataaaaaaatatgcacACTTGACGAACAAGGCAACAaaagattaagaaaaaaatacatCAACTACTGTAGTCGCTACACCTCATAATGTTGTTTTGCCTATTTTAcgggaaaaagaaaagttaataCTAAAATATAAAAactaagaaaagaaaagaaacacatgaataataaataaaaataaagtaatagaaaaagaataatcacaaaataaaaaagggaGAAGTTAGTTTTGTTAcctaaaagaaaaagaaacggtaataaagaaagaaaaagaaaaataaatgaaggaataataaataaaaataaaggaaTAGAAACATAATAATGGAAAaggataaaaaataaaaaagaaacaaaataaaatatttagtGTTGTTGctaaaggaaaaagaaaaaaaggaaaaagaaacggtaataaagaaagaaaaataagttgaatcgcaagaaagaaaaaagaaaagaaaaagaaaagaaaagaaaaactgaaaATGGGCCACAATTGGGCCATCACGCTCTCACGAAAATCGAAAATGAATAAAAAGTGACATAGACCGGACCATCTCGCATAGCAGGTCGCATATTTGCTAACGGGCCGAATTCACTCCTCCACTCTCATGCGTGAAAAACGGATAAAACATAAAACGGACCGAGCCTTATTCAACTCTCGTAGCAGGCCGAAAATGTTAGTGGGCGGAATTCATCCCACCACCCTGTGTGCGCGACGGATAGCTATCTGTCGCATGCGAGACATTTTTTTTTAGGGGGAGGGGGACATGCGACATGCAGCTATCCCGCACGGCACCGGCCCGGTTGGCAAGTTTGGCACCACGAGCACGCGCACTGCCTTTCCCCGCTGCCTACAACGCCTTTCTACCCTCGGATCACAATCCAACGGCCCAGACACCTTCTCCTCAACAACTCAAGAGCGTTGGCGGCAGCCACCGGACCCGAACGAagcccagcgccgccgctgtTTCCGAAGACTCTTCTTTTCCTCCACCACCGGCCCGGCGACGCTAATGGAGAAGAGCagtggcgccgccgctggaggcaccgccccgccgtcgccgttcCAAATGGAGGATTTCCAGCTGGAGGGGAAGAAGCCCGTCAAGAACCCCTTCGTCCCCATCGGTATGTacgcgcctccctccctctgaCGCGCGCGGCCTCTTTCGCACTGGGGGACGGAGGAGCAGGTTCAGTCGCCGCGCTCTGGATCCAAGATCGCGGGATTGTGGTTCCTTGGGGATTTTAGGCGTGGGATTGGGTCGGCGGGGATCTAACTGTTGTTTACCAGGACTGTGGTTTTGTTCTGTTATTACTCCCGACCGGCTTTATGCTTGGGCTAGATTGGTGAGGAGCAGCTACCGCAGGAATTAAAATGGGGCAACTGGTGTGAAATTGGATGCTTCTTGTTACTGATTTGCTAACATAATCCATAGTTTCTGCGATGTATTCTGTCTGTTCCGTTTTAGTTCTTTTACCTCTTGCGCATTCATAACTGCATTGACCAGTAACTGCACACATGCGGCTCAATCGGAGAAAATGAAATTCCATATTGTGTGGAGATGCTGGTTGAAATTTTGGCTTTCTCCGTTGTCAAATAGTACATATGGATTCTGCCAAACAGATATATTGGATTGCTTTGTTAAGGACTTGGGTTGGACAAACTGGACAGCATACCTGATGATGGTTGAGATGGTTGTTTATTCACTGGCCACATTTATGATTTTCTTTTAAATTTTGGTGGACCTCTATGAACGATAATGGCAGAGTTGTTTAAGTATGTGTACATGGTAGGAGGATCAACGTTTCTTATTCTAGATGCGCATTATGCTGATCTAACATATGCTTTAATGGGTCTGAATTAGTAAACATAGTTTGATGATGTCCTGTGCTGTTACCGGTGACCTGACCTTTATTGTTTAATGTAGTATTTTTTCCCCACTCCCAGTCTCACTAAGGGTTCTCGGGGAAGAAACAAGCTGATCCCATGACAATTATTTAGGCTCCACTGGGCTCATTTGCAGAATGCAACTGAGTTGTGCCAGATTATTTTAACGTGGCCCAAGAATACCTGCTTATCATCACTTATGCCTCAATCTTAGAATTTATGGCTGTTTGGGTGATTGCTCActgagtttaatttctaaatccACAGAAGGGGTGAGGCTAGAGTGGGACTGgaggggcccccccccccccccccccaccccccaccccccacccccacccccacccaaaAGGCTATGTGTCCACCCACAATTTTTCACCATGTAAAAGCACAAAAATTTATCCCCCCTTATGATCCATTTGCTATACTTTGGCCGCCCTCAACATCAAGTTCTGGCTTCGTCCCTGCACAGAGACTGATAAAGTTGACTTCTCATTAATCAGCTGGTCTGACCTTATCGAATGATTTCATCAATATTTCGAAAGTGAATTATAAAGTATATTGCTCCTTGGTTTAGGGTACCTCTGAATTATAACTGCGCCGATGGGCATGTGGAAGTTCATCTAGTTTTGGGCACATGCAGTGGTGATGTTTGGGTGTGAGCATAAAGAGGAGTTATTGGAGTCAGGATGTGTAGCACCTCCATGAGCACTACCTCAAACATCCACTTTGATGATAACCTTATAATAGTATATGTGAAGCTTTCTTCAAGAGGTGGATGTTCTGGAACTCGTGAAACATTTTTTAGACCCTTAACACTGTTCAGCTTATTTGGCATCTATAGTCTGCTTTAAGTTGATTCATGATGTTACTACCTCCGTccataaatatatgatgtttaggacaacctagttagttaaaaaatgaactaatttgcttgtcctaaacgtcatatatttatggaTGGAAGGAGTATAAGCTAGGCAAGTATTTGATTAGTTCTGAATTTGTCGATCTTCCTCTATTGGTTCTCATTTAAACACTCATACGATTCAATCATGTATTTTATTACATTTTCTGGATCTGCCTACCATATGGTTTTTGTTGTGTATTAGAATTAgatcaaattaacatttaactTTAATGTAACCAATAGACCTTTCTGTGATGATGCCGATGGGAACTTGACTGGAGATACTAGTTCGCATTGCTGCCAAAATTCTAATTTATTATCTTTGTGTCATTGTATGACTTAACCTTACATAATCGCTTGCATTACAACTCTCTTATAATATGTTGCATTGTTTTTCCAGGTGCATTGGTGACTGCTGGAGTTCTGACTGCTGGTCTGATCAGTTTCCGATATGGGAACTCTCAACTAGGCCAAAAACTGATGAGGGCGCGTGTTGTTG from Setaria italica strain Yugu1 chromosome II, Setaria_italica_v2.0, whole genome shotgun sequence encodes the following:
- the LOC101766986 gene encoding RING-H2 finger protein ATL48, whose translation is MEKSSGAAAGGTAPPSPFQMEDFQLEGKKPVKNPFVPIGALVTAGVLTAGLISFRYGNSQLGQKLMRARVVAQGATVALMIGSAYYYGDQIKLFKKGSSP